CGCGCGGATATTTGAGCGTATTCCCCTCTGAACGTGCCGAGGAGATTGTGAAGAACATCAACGACAATGTGAAGTCCATCCGTTACGAGCTGGGCAAGCGCGTGCGCTTCCAGCTTCGCATCATTCCCGAGCTGAAGTTTTTTGTAGACGATTCGCTGGACTATGCGGCGCATATCGATGAGTTGCTGAAAAAATGAATTTTCCCTTCTACATAGCCCGCCGGTATCTGTTTTCGAAGAAGTCGCACAATGCGATTAATGTCATTTCGGCTATCTCCGTATGCGGGGTGGCGTTGGCTACGTTAGCGCTGGTGTGCACGCTTTCCGTCTTCAACGGGTTCCAGGACCTTGTGGCATCTTTCTTCACCGCCTTTGACCCCGAATTAAAGATTACGGCGGTGCGCGGAAAGGTGTTCGACGGGCAAGACCCGCGTGTGCTTGCCTTGAAGCAGATGCCCGAGGTGGCGGTCTATTCCGAGTCGCTCGAAGACAATGCCATGGTGCAATACCAGGGGAGGCAGGCGATGGCGGTCATCAAGGGAGTGGAAGACAATTTCGACCGCCTTACCCCGATAGACAGCATCCTGTTCGGGCGGGGCAGCCTGACGTTGCATGACGAGGTGGCGGATTATGCCATTCCCGGCATCCAGTTGCTTTCGGCTTTGGGGAGCGGCATCCGTTTCCTCGACCC
The Phocaeicola salanitronis DSM 18170 genome window above contains:
- the rbfA gene encoding 30S ribosome-binding factor RbfA translates to METTRQNKIARLLQKELSEMFQQQTRAMHGVLVSVSVVRISPDMSYARGYLSVFPSERAEEIVKNINDNVKSIRYELGKRVRFQLRIIPELKFFVDDSLDYAAHIDELLKK